In Halovulum dunhuangense, one genomic interval encodes:
- the cmk gene encoding (d)CMP kinase, which yields MRFTVAIDGPAAAGKGTIGRAVAREYGFAHLDTGLLYRAVGLAALEASDGVIDPVLAERIATELTEDDLARPDLRGSRAARAASKVAALPRVRAALLDFQRRFARREGGAVLDGRDIGTVICPEAEVKLFVTASEETRAARRHAELSAADPALTVGQVLADLRSRDARDSQRADAPLRRADDAVLLDTTELSIDAAVAEATALIRARIEQGRD from the coding sequence ATGCGCTTCACGGTGGCGATCGACGGGCCCGCGGCGGCGGGCAAGGGCACCATCGGCCGCGCGGTGGCGCGGGAATACGGCTTTGCCCATCTCGACACCGGGCTTCTCTACCGCGCCGTGGGACTTGCCGCGCTCGAGGCGTCGGACGGGGTGATCGACCCGGTGCTGGCCGAGAGGATCGCGACGGAACTGACCGAGGACGACCTTGCCCGCCCCGACCTGCGCGGCTCGCGCGCCGCGCGCGCCGCCTCCAAGGTGGCGGCGCTGCCGCGGGTGCGCGCGGCGCTTCTCGATTTCCAGCGCCGCTTCGCCCGGCGCGAGGGGGGCGCGGTGCTCGACGGGCGCGACATCGGCACGGTGATCTGCCCCGAGGCCGAGGTGAAGCTGTTCGTGACCGCCAGCGAGGAGACCCGCGCCGCGCGCCGCCATGCCGAGCTTTCGGCCGCGGACCCCGCGCTGACGGTCGGGCAGGTGCTGGCCGATCTGCGCAGCCGCGACGCCCGCGACAGCCAGCGCGCCGATGCGCCGCTCAGGCGGGCGGACGATGCGGTCTTGCTCGACACCACCGAATTGTCTATAGACGCAGCCGTCGCCGAGGCCACGGCGCTGATAAGAGCAAGAATCGAGCAGGGTCGGGACTAA
- the rpsA gene encoding 30S ribosomal protein S1, with protein MSAKNSLDEFEALLNETFELKTPDEGSVVKGTVLAIEAGQAIIDIGYKMEGRVDLKEFAKPGQDPEITVGDVVEVYLERVENAAGEAVISREKARREEAWDRLEKAAENEERVKGAIFGRVKGGFTVDLGGAVAFLPGSQVDVRPVRDASALMHVEQPFQILKMDRRRGNIVVSRRAILEESRAEQRAEIVAKLQEGDVVDGVVKNITEYGAFVDLGGVDGLLHVTDMAWRRVNHPSEILSIGETVKVQVVKINKDTQRISLGMKQLQSDPWDNVEGRYPLNSVHTGRVTNITDYGAFVELEPGVEGLVHVSEMSWTKKNVHPGKIVSTSQEVEVMVLEIDTAKRRVSLGLKQTQGNPWENFARTHPNGTQVEGEIKNITEFGLFVGLEGDIDGMVHLSDLDWSRSGEEAIQDYHKGDVVKAVVTEVDVERERISLSIKAVEGDPFADAVAGVKRGQVVTVTVTKIEDGGIEVEYDGMKSFIRRSDLSRDRAEQRPERFSVGDKVDARVTNIDAKTRRLGLSIKAREIAEEKEAVEQYGSSDSGASLGDILGAALKNQGEDK; from the coding sequence ATGTCTGCTAAAAACTCGCTTGATGAATTCGAAGCCCTCCTGAACGAGACCTTCGAACTCAAGACCCCCGACGAGGGTTCCGTCGTCAAGGGCACTGTCCTCGCCATCGAGGCCGGGCAGGCCATCATCGACATCGGCTACAAGATGGAAGGCCGGGTCGACCTCAAGGAATTCGCCAAGCCCGGCCAGGACCCCGAGATCACCGTCGGTGATGTCGTCGAGGTGTATCTGGAGCGCGTCGAGAACGCCGCCGGCGAAGCCGTCATCAGCCGCGAGAAGGCCCGCCGCGAAGAGGCGTGGGACCGCCTCGAAAAGGCCGCCGAGAACGAAGAGCGCGTCAAGGGCGCCATCTTCGGCCGCGTCAAGGGTGGCTTCACCGTGGATCTGGGCGGCGCCGTGGCGTTCCTGCCCGGCTCCCAGGTCGATGTGCGCCCGGTGCGTGACGCCTCGGCGCTGATGCATGTCGAGCAGCCCTTCCAGATCCTCAAGATGGATCGCCGCCGCGGCAACATCGTCGTGTCGCGCCGCGCGATCCTGGAAGAAAGCCGCGCCGAGCAGCGCGCCGAGATCGTGGCCAAGCTTCAGGAAGGCGACGTCGTCGACGGCGTGGTGAAGAACATCACCGAATACGGCGCCTTCGTGGACCTGGGCGGCGTCGATGGCCTGCTGCACGTCACCGACATGGCGTGGCGCCGGGTCAACCACCCCTCCGAGATCCTGTCGATCGGCGAGACCGTGAAGGTCCAGGTCGTCAAGATCAACAAGGACACCCAGCGCATCAGCCTCGGCATGAAGCAGCTGCAATCCGACCCCTGGGACAACGTCGAGGGCCGCTACCCGCTGAACAGCGTGCACACCGGCCGCGTCACCAACATCACCGACTACGGCGCGTTCGTCGAGCTGGAGCCGGGTGTCGAGGGGCTGGTGCACGTCTCCGAGATGAGCTGGACCAAGAAGAACGTCCATCCGGGCAAGATCGTCTCCACCTCGCAGGAAGTGGAAGTGATGGTGCTCGAGATCGACACCGCCAAGCGCCGCGTGAGCCTCGGCCTGAAGCAGACCCAGGGCAACCCGTGGGAAAACTTCGCCCGGACCCATCCGAACGGCACCCAGGTCGAGGGCGAGATCAAGAACATCACCGAATTCGGTCTGTTCGTCGGTCTCGAGGGCGACATCGACGGCATGGTTCACCTGTCCGACCTGGACTGGAGCCGTTCCGGCGAGGAAGCGATCCAGGACTACCACAAGGGCGACGTCGTCAAGGCCGTCGTCACCGAGGTGGACGTGGAGCGCGAGCGCATCTCCCTGTCGATCAAGGCGGTCGAGGGCGACCCCTTCGCCGATGCCGTCGCCGGCGTGAAGCGGGGCCAGGTCGTCACCGTGACCGTCACCAAGATCGAGGATGGCGGGATCGAGGTCGAGTACGACGGCATGAAGTCCTTCATCCGCCGCTCGGATCTCAGCCGCGACCGCGCCGAACAGCGCCCCGAGCGTTTCTCGGTCGGTGACAAGGTGGATGCCCGCGTGACCAACATCGACGCCAAGACCCGCCGTCTGGGCCTGTCGATCAAGGCGCGCGAGATCGCCGAAGAGAAGGAAGCCGTGGAACAGTACGGCTCGTCCGACTCGGGCGCCTCGCTGGGCGACATCCTTGGCGCCGCCCTGAAGAACCAGGGCGAAGACAAGTAA